A single region of the Ochotona princeps isolate mOchPri1 chromosome 10, mOchPri1.hap1, whole genome shotgun sequence genome encodes:
- the C4BPA gene encoding C4b-binding protein alpha chain — protein sequence MLGKQQALCIARALNGTHRKKGEMATWPFSGYWRVLDQTLFQVILVTVLLAPVTGDCDSPPYLSFASPINELHKTEYKTGESVRYTCRPGYGRASSKQYLTCTSRGLWEYDTFCIKKRCRNPGDLPNGQVEVKTDFSFGSQIEFSCSEGYFLIGSSSSYCDIQEKGVEWSDPLPKCEIVKCESPPNINNGKHNGENENFFTFGSIITYTCDPDFTLLGEASISCTIQNQTVGTWSSDPPTCKKIICPQPDVPNGKIISGFRPIYRYKDSVMFDCKDGFDLINSSLIQCEKDSSWNPSPPVCKPNSCIGLPNIPNAYLRTQNLKQEPVYSVGNTLSYWCRSGYKPATNEPLLVTCLEDFTWSPSAGCEEICCSPPQLENSEIVEHRKPHQRNNCTYFYGDRVFYSCPQKARSSVTCQADGRWQPPTPSCSFSCDIPPSIAHGNHRQVSTFITKEVEYECEEGYRLVGAKKLSCRDERWFPEAPQCRAVCPKPEIMNGKLSVVMARYTEMESVTVQCNSGYGVIGSSSITCSENRTWYPEVPKCEWVVPEGCEQVLAGQRLMQCLANPAEVKMALEVYKLSLEIEILKLQRDKARKSMEQSEL from the exons atgctggggaagcagcaggcccTGTGCATCGCAAGAGCTCTGAATGGGACCCATCGTAAGAAGGGGGAAATGGCAACCTGGCCCTTCTCTGGGTATTGGAGAGTCTTGGATCAAACTCTGTTCCAGGTGATCTTGGTCACTGTTCTGTTGGCTCCTGTTACTG GTGACTGTGACTCCCCACCCTATTTGAGttttgcttctccaataaatgAACTGCATAAGACCGAATACAAAACTGGAGAAAGTGTGAGATATACCTGCCGCCCTGGCTATGGCAGAGCCTCTTCCAAACAGTATCTTACCTGTACATCCAGAGGCCTGTGGGAGTACGATACCTTCTGTATCA AGAAACGATGCAGAAACCCAGGAGATCTACCTAATGGGCAAGTGGAAGTTAAGACAGATTTCTCTTTTGGATCACAGATAGAATTCAGCTGTTCAGAAGG GTATTTCTTAATTGGGTCAAGCAGTAGTTATTGTGATATTCAAGAGAAAGGAGTTGAATGGAGTGATCCTCTCCCAAAATGTGAAa TTGTAAAATGTGAGTCCCCTCCGAACATCAACAATGGGAAGCACAACGGCgaaaatgaaaatttcttcaCATTCGGATCCATCATCACCTACACTTGTGACCCGGACTTCACGCTCTTGGGCGAGGCCTCCATTTCCTGCACGATACAGAATCAAACAGTAGGGACCTGGAGCTCAGACCCTCCTACCTGCAAAA AAATCATCTGTCCTCAGCCAGATGTACCAAATGGGAAGATTATCTCTGGGTTTCGACCCATCTATAGATACAAAGATTCTGTTATGTTCGACTGCAAGGATGGTTTTGACCTCATAAACAGCAGTTTAATCCAGTGTGAGAAAGACAGCAGTTGGAATCCTTCACCTCCTGTTTGTAAGCCCA ATAGTTGTATTGGCTTGCCAAATATTCCAAATGCTTATCTGCGGACACAAAATCTGAAACAAGAGCCGGTATATTCTGTTGGGAATACGCTAAGTTACTGGTGTAGGAGTGGCTACAAACCTGCAACAAATGAGCCTCTACTTGTGACGTGTCTGGAAGATTTCACTTGGAGTCCGTCTGCAGGGTGTGAAG AGATATGTTGCTCACCACCTCAGCTGGAGAACAGTGAAATTGTGGAGCACAGAAAACCCCACCAGCGCAATAACTGTACCTACTTCTATGGAGACAGAGTTTTTTACTCGTGTCCACAGAAAGCACGATCTTCAGTTACTTGCCAAGCAGATGGCAGATGGCAGCCTCCAACACCATCCTGTAGTTTCA GTTGCGATATTCCGCCTAGCATTGCCCATGGAAATCATAGACAAGTTTCTACATTCATCACAAAGGAGGTTGAATATGAATGTGAAGAAGGCTACAGGCTGGTGGGAGCGAAGAAACTCTCCTGCAGAGATGAACGCTGGTTCCCAGAAGCCCCTCAGTGCAGAG CTGTGTGTCCGAAACCAGAAATAATGAATGGAAAGCTGTCTGTGGTGATGGCACGTTATACTGAAATGGAAAGTGTGACTGTCCAGTGCAACTCTGGTTATGGTGTGATTGGTTCCTCAAGCATCACTTGCTCAGAGAACAGAACCTGGTACCCAGAAGTGCCCAAGTGTGAGTGG GTGGTTCCTGAAGGCTGTGAGCAAGTGCTTGCTGGCCAAAGACTCATGCAGTGTCTTGCAAATCCAGCTGAGGTGAAGATGGCCCTGGAGGTATACAAGCTGTCCCTGGAGATTGAAATTCTGAAACTACAGAGAGACAAGGCAAGGAAATccatggagcagtcagaactgtAA